A single genomic interval of Oryza sativa Japonica Group chromosome 7, ASM3414082v1 harbors:
- the LOC4344012 gene encoding uncharacterized LOC4344012 — translation MSSSDQDDHDEDAPLFRASSGDDDDHPHPRRRSSPVGEVPVAQSIIKAASNVCFSLFVLAVLVVTVVAVTYQPPDPWLQSSAAITTSLSRVLPNSTFLLPDDSLLPTGEDFNSSSSTPSAPRRDDPDQATATATAAAVNGTCDPDAPLNCSDPRVLAAVKAFNAKAFFRKSIVFLSYEAPVPGPKPGECDVAWRFRNRREKSWRRYRDYRRFVLVPGDGCALDINRVGKFRSGTNAARPPRQKGSKNRNPRVAPPPVDAEINDTIPIVGSEAEFRRGKYLYYMRGGDHCKSMNQFIWSFLCGLGEAKFLNRTFVMDLNMCLSGAHTNNGKDEDGKDFRYYFDFEHLKESVSVVEEGDFLKDWKRWDKKKGPGRISVRKVPSYKVTPMQLKRDKSNIIWRLFDGQEPENYWYRVCEGRAAKVIQRPWYAIWKSKRLMNIVTEIAGRMDWDYDGLHVIRGWKAQNKQMYPNLDADTSPEALVDKVPKLIKQPMRNLYIATNEPFYNYFDKLRSYFHVHLLDDYKELWSNTSEWYNETTTLSGGRPVPFDAYMRVIVDTEVFYRAKTQVETFNNLTRDCKDGINTCNL, via the coding sequence ATGTCATCCTCCGACCAGGACGACCACGACGAGGACGCCCCGCTCTTCCGCGCCagctccggcgacgacgacgaccacccgcacccgcgccgccgctcctccccggtcgGCGAGGTCCCCGTCGCGCAGTCGATCATCAAGGCGGCGAGCAACGTCTGCTTCTCGCtcttcgtcctcgccgtcctcgtcgtcaccgtcgtcgccgtcacctACCAGCCGCCCGACCCCTGGCTCCAGtcctccgccgccatcaccacctccctctcccgcgtcctccccaactccaccttcctcctccccgacgactccctcctccccaccgGCGAGGACttcaactcctcctcctcgaccccctccgccccgcgccgcgacgaCCCAGACcaggccaccgccaccgccaccgccgccgcggttAACGGCACCTGCGACCCGGACGCGCCGCTCAACTGCTCCGACCcacgcgtcctcgccgccgtcaaggCGTTCAATGCCAAGGCCTTCTTCCGCAAGTCCATCGTCTTCCTCAGCTACGAGGCGCCGGTGCCGGGACCCAAGCCCGGGGAGTGCGACGTCGCCTGGCGGTTCAGGAACCGGAGGGAGAAATCTTGGCGCAGGTACAGGGACTACCGCCGCTTCGTCCTTGTCCCCGGCGATGGATGCGCTCTCGACATTAACCGCGTCGGCAAGTTCCGATCCGGGACCAATGCGGCTCGCCCGCCTCGTCAGAAGGGTTCCAAGAACCGGAACccgcgcgtcgcgccgccgccagtgGACGCTGAGATCAACGACACCATCCCAATTGTTGGTTCAGAGGCAGAGTTCAGGAGAGGCAAGTACTTGTACTACATGAGAGGTGGTGACCATTGCAAGAGCATGAACCAGTTCATATGGAGCTTCTTGTGTGGCCTTGGTGAGGCCAAGTTCTTGAACCGGACTTTCGTGATGGATTTGAACATGTGTCTGTCCGGGGCGCACACGAACAATGGGAAGGATGAGGATGGGAAGGATTTTAGGTACTATTTTGATTTCGAGCACTTGAAGGAGTCGGTGTCTgtggtggaggaaggggactTCTTGAAAGATTGGAAGCGCTGGGACAAGAAGAAGGGTCCTGGCCGGATCTCGGTGCGGAAGGTACCGTCGTACAAGGTGACTCCAATGCAGCTTAAGAGGGACAAGAGCAACATCATTTGGAGGCTGTTTGATGGGCAGGAGCCTGAGAATTACTGGTACAGGGTGTGTGAGGGGCGAGCCGCTAAGGTCATCCAGCGGCCTTGGTATGCTATTTGGAAGTCGAAGAGGCTGATGAACATTGTCACTGAGATTGCTGGTAGGATGGACTGGGATTATGATGGTCTGCATGTCATCCGAGGGTGGAAGGCACAGAACAAGCAAATGTATCCAAACCTAGATGCCGATACATCACCCGAGGCACTTGTAGATAAGGTTCCAAAACTTATTAAGCAGCCGATGAGAAACCTCTACATTGCGACCAATGAGCCGTTCTATAACTACTTTGATAAGCTCAGGTCATACTTTCATGTGCACTTGCTTGATGATTACAAGGAGCTTTGGTCGAATACAAGTGAGTGGTACAATGAAACGACAACGCTAAGTGGTGGGAGGCCAGTGCCGTTCGATGCATATATGAGGGTGATTGTGGACACAGAGGTATTCTATAGAGCAAAGACTCAAGTTGAAACTTTCAACAACTTGACGAGGGATTGCAAGGATGGAATCAATACATGCAACTTGTGA